The Sulfurospirillum deleyianum DSM 6946 nucleotide sequence TAATACCCGTAAATGAGGGTTGGCTCAAACAACCCTAAGCGCTCAATATCCGCTTTGACACGCTCATAGGTCGGATAAAGCACCTCATCGAGTTGCTTTTGCTTCTCTTCTTTGCTTTGCCCTTTGCCACTGTAGCCCCAACGTTGCGCAAAAAGGATTTTGTGGTTGATCCACGAGTACGCCAACTCTTTCACGTCCGTTTTTAACACCCGTCTACCCCAAAATGGCGGTGTGGGGATTTTTAGCTCACGGCTTGGCATTTTAATCTCAGAAAACGGTGGTATTTCTTTGGTTTCTTTGTTGGCTCTTACGACCGCATTTTCTAAGACTTTACGCCCAAAATCGGTATCGTAATTTTTCGCCTCGATGCGACTCATCGCCGTTATGCCCTCAAAGGCATCTTTACAGTAAAAAATGGGTCCTTCATAAATGGGACGGCAAAAGTCTTCCACAAAGTTATCGGTCAGCGCCGCACCGCCCAAAATAACAGGAATATTAAGACCCATCTTCTGCATCGCTTCTAGGTTTTCTTTCATGACATTGGTCGATTTCACCAAAAGCCCGCTCATACCGATGGCATCGGCTTTATGCTCTTTCAGCGCTTCTAAAAACTGCTCCAAATCCGCCTTAATACCGATGTTCACGACCTTAAAACCGTTGTTACTTAGAATGATATCCACAAGGTTTTTCCCCACGTCATGCACATCACCCTTCACCGTTCCAATAATCAACGTCGTGGTGGTACTTTTTTCTGTTTTTGGTAAATACGGTTGCAAATAATCCACCGAAGCTTTCATCACTTCAGCCGATTGAAGCACAAAAGGCAGCTGCATCTTTCCACTTCCAAAAAGCTCTCCCACCACCTTCATCGCATCAATTAAAATCTCATTGACAATGACTTCTGCGGCAATTTCCTCTTTTGCGGTAGGCAAGAGAGCAAGCATGCGCTCTTTATCGCCATCAATGAGCAAGGTGGCAATTTTTTCTTTCGTGCTCATCGCAAGATATGCGGCGTCACTCTCGTCTTTGTTCTCCACCACACCTTCAAAATGCGAAATAAATTTAAAAAGTGGGTCACCCTCTTCCCTTCGATTAAAGAGTAAGTCTTCACACACTTTTTTATCAATATCGCTAATTTTGTGCATCGGAAGCGTGTTTTTAACATTCACAATCGCCATGCTTAAACCCGCTTCCACACAGTGGTGCAAAAAGACAGAGTTTAGGTATTCACGAGCGTGTTTGGCTAAACCAAAAGAGATATTCGAGATGCCCAAAACAAAGCCCACCTCAGGGTGCATCGCGTGAAATTCACGTATCGCTTCGATGGTTTCAATCGCCGCCGTGTGGTACTCAGCGTCTCCACTGCCTACCGTAAACGTAAGTAAGTCAAAGACCAAATCCCCTGCGTTAATGCCATGCTTTGTGGTCGCAAGCTGAAAAATGCGCTCCGCAATCGCTACTTTTTGCGCTTTGGTTTTTGCCATGCCTTGCTCGTCGATGGTGAGGCACACCAACGCACACCCAAAGCGCTTGGCCAAAGAGCAGACTTTGTCAAACTTTTCAATGCCATCTTCAAGATTTACAGAGTTAATAATAGGCTTCGAGCCAATCAATTTTAAGGCACATTCTAATGCTGGAACTTGCGTGGTATCAGGCATAAGTGGTAAAAGAATTTTTTGAACATAGCGTCCCACAACTGCTGTGGTATCTTTGATCTCATCTCGTCCTGCAAAGCCCACACTCACATCAATCCCATGTGCGCCACTGCGTACTTGTTGCTGTGCCACGCTGAGCGTGCCATCGTAATCTTCCGCCAATAAAAGTTCACGAAACGCTTTTGAGCCTGTGGCGTTGCTTCGCTCGCCGATGAGAAAAGGAGCTGGGTCTTGCTTGAGCGCTCTTACTTCAAAAAGAGAAGCGATACTTCTAGCCATTTCACCCTGAGGTGCAAGCAGTTTTTTCCCCTCTACCCGTTTAGAGAGTTCTAAAATATGCTGAGGCGTTGTTCCACAACATCCCCCCAAAATAGCAACCCCTGCAATTTGCGTAAATTTTTCTTGAAGCTCTGCAAACTCACGAGGTCCCATCGGATAAAAGGTATAGCCTCCCCTATTTTGAGGCAGTCCTGCATTGGCATGGACACTGATGGGCTTTGACCAAACGGAACTAAGCGTTTTGACATGCTTTTCAACCTGCTCAGGCCCTGTACCACAGTTAAAGCCTAAACTCATAATATCAAACGGTTCAAGGATAGTCGCTATCGTTGTCGCATCGGTTCCAATAAGCATTGTGCCACTGAGTTCTATGGTCACGGAAACCATCACGGGAAGCTTTACATGTAAAGATGTTTGAGCATCAAAAATGGCGTGAAGGGCGGCTTTAATTTGAAGCGGGTCTTGCGCCGTTTCGATGAGAAAGACGTCGCATCCACCCTCAATGGCACCTGTTGCAGCAACCCTGTACCCCGCATACATTTCATCGTAACCGATGTGCCCTAAGGATGGAAGTTTGGTTCCAGGTCCAAAAGCGGCGGCACAAAAACGAGGCTTATCTTCACTCGAAAACGCCAAACACGCCTCTTTGACAATTTCCACACCTGTACGGGCGAGTTCATAGGTTCGATCCCCAATGCCATAATCATCCAAAACCCACGGCAAAGCCCCAAAGGTGTTGGTCTTGATAATGTCTGCACCTGCTAATAAATAGCCACGATGAATCTTTGAAATTTCATCTTTACATGTAACGTTTAACAGCTCGTTACATCCCTCTTTGCCTTCCCATTTTTCTAAAGGAATCTGCAAAGCTTGAATCTGCGTACCCATCGCACCGTCGATAATTAAAATTTTTTCAGATATAAGTTCTTGAAGTGTTGCCAAATGATATTCCTACTCTTTTATAACATAAAAATATCATATCAAAACTCTAATAAAGGAAGACTTTACGGGAAAAACTCCCGTAAAGTTTAATTTTTAGTTGCAGTAATTCTAAAGCCAACAGGGAAATAACGATAGTTTGAAGAGTAATTAAAACGAAAAATTGCATTACATTCATCCGAGAGATTAACCCAACAACAGGTAGTACATTTTGGCTCATCACTAGGCGTATCATCCTTTTTTTTCATCCCCTCAGAACTAAGATAACACTCTTTAGTCCATTCCCATACATTACCTCGCATATCGTAAATACCCCAATCATTAGGTGCACTACTAGCAACAGGAGAAGGAGGATTGACATTTTTTAAATTTAAAATATTCACACAACGATCCGTATCTTCTTCACAATTATATTCAATAGGTTTCCCCGCACAAGAGACATACTCCCATTGCGCTTCGGTAGGAAGATCATACTTACTCGTCCCCTCCTTTGCGTTTAAAAGTTTCACAAACTTTCGTGCTTCATTAAAACTAATCTGTTCGACAGGCATAGCAGGATTTCCTGTTTTAAACTTAGAAGGATTATTTCCCATAATCGCATACCATTGCTCTTGCGTTACTTCGGTGGTTTGCATATAAAATTTTTGCAGGTGAACCACATTTTTTCGCTTATCACTTTTTGCAATTTTATCAATACAAACTTGGTATTCATCGACTTCTGTGTAGGGATTATCTTTAGGGCACATTGCTGCTTGATTACCTGTGGAAAAATCACCCTCAGGAATCTCTATAAATGTCATCCCAATCGAATTGGTAAAACTATCCCCAAACAGCACACTCACCAAAACACACCCTGAAAAAAGTATCTTTTTCATCTTGACTCCTTTTTATTGAGTTTTTTGAATTTAAACTTATAATTTTTACTAAAAACTATTATCTTAGATTCTTATAACATCTAAATGCTATCACTAAAACTAAGGAGTGTCAATATTTAGAAAAAAAGGGGTAAAAAAAGAGACGTAGAAACGAAAAAATAGAAAAATTGTAACACGCAAAAAGCAGATAGACCAAGAGGCAAAAATTGCCCCTTTGGTATTACATGTAACGATTAGGGATTGACCGTAGATTTGTAAATCGCCTTACCACCTCTAATCTCTTTAATCACAGCTGAACGAGTTGCGTTACCTTTTGCATCCATAGAAATCAAACCAGAAACACCTTCAAATTTAGCGGTTTTTTTAATCTCCTGATTGATGCATACGCTATCTTCTGGATTCGCACATCGATTCATAGCATCCACAAAAAGGTTGTATGCATCAGCCCCTAGTGTAGAGAAAGAGTTAATCCCTTTTTTGCCTGTTTTCTTCTCATACGCCGCTAAAAAAGCTTTTGAGTTCTCAGTAGGTGGAACCGATGAATCAAAATAATCCACATACATATGTCCTTCAACGCTCTCACCACCGAGTTCAATAAATGTCGGATTAGCGACGCTCTCACCTGATAAAAAGGGTTTATTAAGCCCAATTTGTTTAGCTTGTCGGGTAATGAGCGAACCCTCTCCATGATAAAGAGGCATAAAAACAAAATCTGGATTTAACGATTTAATTTGTGAAACCACCGCTTTAAAATCTTTATCGCCTGAGCTTACCTTAAGCTCTTTGATCACGTTTCCACCCTGCGCCACAAAGGCATCATGAAACGCTTTTGCCAAACCAATAGAGTAAACCTGTGCTTGATCAACAATCGAAACAGCTGTTTTGTACTTTAACTCTTTAGCCGCATAATGAGCAACGATAGTCCCTTGAAACGAATCGGTATAGCAGACCCGATTGCCATACTTTCGGTTGTCGTTGAGTTTGTCATTGGTAGCCACTGTTGCGATGATAGGAATCTGTTTTTTATCGGCGATAGAGAGGACTTGAGCGGTATTGCTACTCGTAATCTCCCCAATAATCCCTACAACTTTTTCAGAGGTAATCAAGCGTGTTGTCGCCGTAGCAGACTCTATTTTATCGCCTTTGCTATCTACGAGTACTAGTTTAATCGTATCTCCATTTTTAAGCGTAGGATTTAGCGAATGCGCAAACTCCACACCCTCATAACTGATTTGTCCATACGCCGCCAATGAACCACTCATCGGTAAAACAACCCCTAAAGAAATCTCTTTTGCCAATGATGCACTGACAACACATGAAGCTATCGTAGCTACTGCTAGAAAATGACGCATTATGCCTCCTTGTTTTTTTAGAACTCTATCACAATAATTTTATATTGTCAAGTAAGTTTATCATTTTAGTAGTGTATAAATTACATGTAAATTTTTTTACAAAAGAGGCTTTTACGCCTCTTTCAATTTAAGCGTGATTATTTTCAGCGATATTCAACGCCTCTGAAACATCCACAATGACACGCAATTTCTTAATAATATCTTCCATCGCACTGCTTTCTTTTTTTGCGGCAATACTAATGCGCTCCACTTCCGCTTGCGTATGAATAATCTCATCGACGGTTTTTTGAAGTGCGGGGACGATTTGATCCACCACTTTTTGTACTTCCATAATGGAAACACGAATACTATCGGTTGATTTATTGCTTTGGTCGGAGAGTTTTCTAACTTCACTTGCCACAACCGCAAATCCACGTCCATGCTCCCCAGCACGTGCTGCTTCAATCGTCGCATTCAATGCTAAAAGATTTGTTTCACTGGCAATATACTTAATCGCTGTTGTAATATTCCCAATTTGCTCCACAGCGTTGGTCAGTTCTTGCGCCATTTCATTCGTGACTTGCACATTTCTCACCTCAGCGGCTAATTTTTCATTGACCACAACAATCGTGTTGGCTGTATCTTCGATTGATTTAGAAGCATCTTGCGTAATCAGTGAAATCTCTTTGGTTTGTTCGGCTAAGGTTTTAGAAATATCTCTGGCTTCTTGAAGCGCCTTATTACTGTTAATGGCAGTGACCACTTGCGCTAAAGAGCTGACACTCTCTGCAGTTGCAGTACGTGGAGGGCTAGGAATAACCGTCACATCAGGGCGCAATAAAGAGCTGTATTTTGTATACAAAGCCTTTCCTGAAGAGACATAACCATCTGTGCCTATAATGTATTTTGCATTACTTAACGTCTCTTTGGTTTCGCTCTCACTACACTCATCAAAAGGAATCACTTTATAACTGACATGGTCTAATTTATAAAATTTCAAAAATTTAAGTAACCCATTGGCTCCTGATTGGCTGTTGTTAAAAATAATGACATTTTCTCCAGCAGGAATACGACTAACCGCAACAAAGAAATCTGTAGGTGGCACAAACTCAACCGAAATGACTTTCTCTTTTCCATATTTTTTAACCATTTCATCGTAACGGTTTGCAAAACAGACCACCAAATCAAAACGAGAAACATCAAAATTTTGATAATTTGCCAACGTCGCTCTCTGATAGGTCGCAGCTGTTGCCAGCGTAGCATCAACTAACGAGACAAGTTCTTGCGTCGTTGCTTCATTTGCTCCAATTAAAAGTAGATTAACGCTCATTGTTTTCCTTTAAGCCGTGTAATGATTAAGACGATATTTTTATTTTAGTGCATTCCGCATAAATCAGCCCTTTAGTCATTATAAACAAAAGATACGGATAAAAAAGGGATGAAAAAAGACTCCTCTTATTTTTATAAAAATAAAGACCGTGTATGGCACCTTTTCACACAAATAATCTTTACATGTAAAGATTATTTGGCATCTAGTTTCATGATATTTTCACGCCTTATTTTTGCCGTTTCAGCATCAAAAGGAAAAGAGACCATGTGATGCAGTTCATCAAGACTCAATGATTTTGAACGCTTAAGAAGACCCGTACGAACCTCTCCTCCTAATTTTCCAAACGCATAACAATAAGAGGATGGAGTGGGTGCTGGTTGTATAGGTTCTAAGGCAGAGATACGCGAGCATTGATCGACCCAAACAAAAGAATCATCATCGCTAAAATCGTGCAAATACCCAAACAATTTGGTCGTTTCAAAAAATTTAATCTTCACTTCAAAAAAAGGATTGACTTCTAACGTTTCATTTAACCGCAACAAAATAGGAAATTTATAAAGCGTCGAGCCGATTTTAAACTGTTTTTTCGTTCCATCAAGCACCAAATCATGCTCGATTTTTGGAAATGCCCAAAAACGGCTAATCTCTTTTGACCACGCATTTAAAAGCGCATCAAAATTCGAAAATGATTCAGCTAAGGAAGGAGCTTCTTTGAGTAAATTTCGCCCCAACCCTAGCGTTGCGTCATAGCCTAAAAACGGTAAAAGTGTCGCACCAATATCAAGCGTTGTGCCTACTTTTTCAACCTTTTTTTCCTCTTTTTGGCGTGGGTCAATAATCATAAATTGATTGCGACGCTTGCCTTTCATCAAATCATCAATCGCCATATTGTGCATGGCAAGATGGTCGGAACCTACCACGATAATCGTATTTTTACCATACGGTGATTTTTGAATCTGCTCAATAAAACGAGCAATCAGCTCATCCGAACACATCGCCGCATTGAGCATTGAGTTATCGCCTTTTTGATAACGCTGGGCTTTACAACTTTTGGAGACATGCCCATAGGGATGATGCGTATCCATCGTGGAGATAAACATCGCAAATTTTTGTTTACTTTTGGAAAGTCTCTTAAAATCATTCATGGAAAATTCAAACAAGCTATCATCATACAAACCCCACGGTGTTTGATACCCTTTGTCCCTCAATCGTAACTTTAACTCATTAATCCCTTTAATATCTGAAAACTTATGCGTTTTATAAAGCTTATCCACCCCTGCAAATTCCAAAGAAGAGCCACTGCGATAGATAAGTTTATACCCCTCTTTATGCAACATATCGCTCATACACACCGCCCCTGAATAAAAGGTGCTCATTTTAGACATCGAATTGCCCTGAGGTGAATGCTCTCCTGTGGAGGGTGTTACCAAAGGAATTCCACATAAAACAGAGGTCATCCCAGCAATCGTCCAACTCGTTCCTTGCGCTTGTTCAATCTCTGTAAAATAGATATTGGCTTCACGAATGGATTTTAAGCGTGTCATTAGGGAAGGGAAAATGCTCTCATCAAAATAGGTATCTTCCAAACTCTCCGCAAAAATATAGACTAAATTAGGGTGTTCCTCGCTGATGGACGTCAAACTGGGCTCTTGGTAATACTCTAAAAAAGGGTACTCAAGACTAAGCGCATTTTCAATCCCCATCATTTTTAAAAGGCTTTGCGTAAAAAAATGAACACTCGGATGTAAGGCAAAAGCACTCAAAAGAAGCATTAAGGAGAAAAAACCTCTCACTTTTTTAGGCGTTTCAAGCAAAACATTTTTCATTAAACGATAATAAACAATCGAAAAAATCAAACTAGCTATCAAAAGCCCCACGCCAAAAGCAATGATGATATAATAATCACCAAAGCCTGATCCGTCTAATCCATACAGAAGGTGAAAAATAACCGCATCGTTAATTCCCTCGCCCGTAAAATAATCAGAAACAATATAAAAAGCACTTAAAATCATATAGATAAAAACAACCAAAGCCCCTAAAAAAGCACTTTTACTGTTTTGGGTACGGTTTTTACATGTAAAAAGGAAGAAAAAGAAAAAAAGTACTGAAATCCATAGCAATGTATTCATATGTGTAGACTATCCTTCGTGAATTTAAAAGCGAATTATAGCCTCTTGCATGTGATATGCATCCATTTTAGCTTCTTTTTTTACTGATTAAATTTTAATCACTCTCTTGCATATATTCAACCCCATTGAGTGCTAAACTTTCACCAGTTTAACTTTTAGGAGGATGGATATGAGAACAAAACGCTTTGTACTTTCAACACTGCTTGCTCTCTCAAGCGCTTGGGCTGCTGAAGAGGGTGTTACTGAGGTCGCAAAGGCCACTCCAACACTCGATGTTGGCAATACCGCATGGGTTTTAATGGCAACCGCACTGGTGATGCTTATGACACCTGCTGGTTTGGCACTGTTTTACGGTGGCATGTCACGCTCTAAAAACTTGCTCAACACCGTTGCGATGAGTGTTATAGGGTATATCATCGCTTCCATCGTGTGGATTGTGTGTGGATACTCTTTGGCGTTTGGTGCGGACATTGGGGGTGTAATTGGGTTTGATTCACTCTTTTTAAGTGGCATTAAGGTGAGCGATATTTGGGCAACAGGTAACATTCCCGTTTTATTGTTTGTCGCCTTTCAAATGACCTTTGCGGGCATCACCGTAGCGCTCATTAGCGGTGCACTCATTGAGAGACTGAAATTTTCAACATGGATAATTTTTGCGGCATTGTGGATTATAGGGGTGTACGCACCTGTGGCACACTGGGTCTGGGGTGGTGGATTCCTCTCTAAAGATGGCGTGCTTGACTTTGCAGGCGGTACGGTTGTTCACATTAACGCGGGTGTTGCGGGTTTAGTTATCGCCATCATGCTTGGCAAACGAAGCGATTTTGGTAAAGCCATGTTTCCTTCTTCTGTGACCCTCACTGTTTTGGGTGCGAGTATGCTCTGGTTTGGATGGTTTGGATTTAACGCAGGTAGCGAATTAGGTGCGGATGGCATTGCAGCGAGCGCCTTTTTGGTCACGAACACAGCAGCGGCGATTGCGGCACTCTCATGGATGATTATCGAGTATGTCACCTATAAAAAGTTTACCCTTCTAGGCATTGCTTCGGGCATTGTAGCAGGCTTAGTCGCCATTACGCCAGCAGCGGGCTTTGTCGATACTAAAGGTGCACTTGTCATTGGCTTAGTTGCGGGATTGGTTGGTTTTTACGGTGTCAATGGTCTTAAAAAAGCGTTAAAATACGATGACTCTTTAGATGCCTTTGGAATTCATGGTTTAGCGGGTATTTGGGGTGCGATTGCCACAGGTATCTTTGCAAACCCTGAAGTGAATGAACTTGGTACTGGACTTTTATACGGTAACGCCGCTCAAGTGCTCATCCAAATAGAAGGCGTTGTGGTAACTGCCATCTACACAGCGATTGCCACAGCGATTATCTTTAAAGTGGCTTCTGTCTTAACAGGTGGTGCTCGTGTCATTGCAGAGGTTGAGTCACAAGGCTTAGATGAGATGGAACACGGCGAAAAAGCCTTTAACCTAAGATAAGCAAAGGATAGAACATGAAAAAAATTGAATCGATTATTAAACCTTTTAAACTTGAAGATGTTAAAGACGCTTTAGCAGAACTTGACATTACGGGTATGACGGTCAGCGAAGTGAAAGGCTACGGAAGACAACAAGGACACTCAGAGCTTTACAGAGGCGCTGAGTATGTGGTTGATTTTTTACCCAAAGTCAAAATCGAAGTGGTCGTTGCGGATGAACTGGTCGATAAAGTCATTGATGTGATTATTAAAAATGCCCGCACAGGCAAAATCGGTGATGGAAAAATCTTCGTCACCGATGTAGAGAAAAGCATTCGTATCCGAACGGGTGAAACCGATAACGAAGCGGTTTAAGCGTGTAAAGTGGGGATGGATATCCCCGCACTGTTTGATATTTATGGGATTATTTAAATTTTTTAAAGAGTTGGGAGTGCGTTCCTAGCCTTACAAAAATGATGGCTCTATTTGAAACATCAAGTCGATAAATCAAAAGCCAATCGTTTTTAATATGACATTCATACGTTCCATCCCACTCCCCTTTTAAAAGGTGATTTTGGTGTTTTTCATGCAACACCTCACCGCTAAGCAGTACAGACATTACCTCTTTTAAAAGCGTAAAATCCTCGATTGAAAATTGCCCACTCTTTTTATCACGTTCAATATCTTTTTTAAAGAAGCGGTGATACTCTGGGGTGTACATTACAACCCTAAATCATCAAACAGTTCTTTTGAAGAGGTGTGTTTAATGACATTTTTACCCTCTTTGGACTCTTGGATAGCTGTCGCTGTCTCTTCGTTAGGGATTTTGAGCTCAAAAGGAAGCCCTTTGTGAAGGACTACGCTGTGTAAAAAGAGTCGTGTGGCTTCACTGGTGGTTAAGCCCATTTGTTTAAGATACTCTGCTGCTTTGTTTTTAATTTCAGGGTCAATACGTACAGTCATCGCTGTTCCTGTCATAGAATCCTCCTTGTTTTTGAAATATTGTACATCATTTGATGTATAGAGTCAAGAATAATGCGGACTAAAAAAGCTCAGTTGTTTTTAAAAAGTTAAAAGTTTAGCCCCAATACACAAAAGAGCTTTTTCAAACACTACTTGATGAAAAAATTGATACCTTACATGTAGAAAATGCCATCACCGAAGTCAAGCCATTTATCAAAGATTCTAACGTGTTTGATTTTTGGTCAAAAGATTATTTTAGATTGTTGGCTGGTAGGATAGAATTTTGGGATTGATGTTAAATCTTTGAGTTTAAGAACACCCATTTAAAATGCAAATTGAAATTGTAAAAAGTTTAAATTAAAGCCCTGAACTTTTTTGATTCAGTAATTAGCAAATTGCCCTATTGCATGAAAGAATATCTATTTGAGAATGCTTGTAATCTTTATCATTGGTTAAAAGGATTAAGTCATTTTCTTCGCAGATTTTCACAATGGCTTTATCCAAAAAATCTAAGCTATCAACATGGCACATCATCAATAAATCAGACTTAGAAAAACTTCTTTCAACGACTTCAAAGGTAGCTAAAACATCATTTTTAACTATGAGATAAATATCTTTTAGAGCTTCTTGCCCCTCTGGTAAATCTCTATACTTTTTATAAGACAACTCATTTTTTGTTAAATGTTTTTCTAACAAATAGTTATCATATTCGAACCTAATCGCACGATTGACAAATTCAGCTATCACTACAAAATCTACAACAAATCTATTATCCTGATTATTTAGGCTTGTATAAAGTCTTGCATATTGGTCTTCCCAATTTGCATTTGTTGGCGTTCCATTGCCAAAAAGATAAATCAAAACATTGGTATCAAGAAAAATTGTTTTATTTTTGATAGGTGCAATAGATGATGGATTGTACCTATTCGCCATCATCTTCTCCTAAGATTTCCTGAATGGATGCCCTTATCTGCTCTGGATTTTTAAAATAATTTTTAGCATTGGTCGTTACTCTTTTTAAACGCACTTTTCCACTGTCGGACAAATCTTGAACCGATAAACTTTCTTTGATTTTATTTTCATCAAATTCGCCATAAAGCTTACCGATGGCATTATTTAAAAAAGCCGTTGTCAGTTTATTGACATGTAAAAAAGAAAGAGAAGCTTTTTTATTTTCATTCAAGATTTTTTGTATCGTTTTATAGACTTTATCACCATCTTCAGGCAATGTACAATCTTCCTGACCAACAATACTAAAAATATTGACTTTTACCTCATCCATCGTTTTTCCTTAAAATAACTCATTTATATCAATTCTTTCTAACTCATTTGCAAATGTATAGGTCCTCATATCATCTATTTTAAACGTCATACTGATAACAGCACCATCAAAATAATAATCTAATTTTTGAATGACTTCTTTTTGATGACTAAATTCATAAAAAGCATCCCCACTAATGATTTGGATTTTACCATTGTTTTGTGAAATAAACTCTTTAAGCAAAGCCAGTCCCAAACCACCAGAAACCCCTTTTTTAGTAGTGTTTCCATCTATCATCGCCCATTTGATAGCACTGCATGAGTCTATTGCCATACCAAAATCTTTCTCGATTCGTTTTGCAAAACCTATTCCCGTATCTGCAATCGTAAAATTTAACTTATTATCTCTTGGAAAAAATTGTCCGCAGGTATAAATAAACTCTGTTTCACTGTGCATTTGAGCATTGATAAACATCTCTTGAATGGATTCACTGATTTTTTCATGGACGGCATCACTCATATTGGGAAATTCTGTTCTACTGATAAGTTTTTCCTCTAAATATTGATTAAAATATCTATTGTCAGCGGGTTTTAGTTTTGTATATTCTATGGTCGTATGATTTGTATCATATGCTTTTTCGTAACCATAAAATGACAAAAAACTATTTTTTTGTAAAATGGTTTTGATACTCTCGCCAATATAAATAAAATTGATATCATTAAGCCCATCATTTTTAATTTTATCAAGGATTCCGCCTAAAACAGCACAAAGATTGGCATCGAACCATTGTCTTATTTGAATATCTAGTGTTTCAAATAAATCATTTTTATGCTCTTGATAAAGTTTTATAAGTTGATTGTAACTTGCTAAGTCATTGTGGATATTTGAAAGCGTATAAAGTGCCATCAATTTCCCTCCACTATCTTTATCTCATCTTCGCTCAATCCGTAAAGTTTATAGACCATTGTATCTATCTCTTGTTCACACTCAATGACTCGTTTTTCAAGGGTTTCTATCTCTTTTTTGAGTTTGATTTCACGGTCAAAGTTATTACATGTAATCGCTTCATCGAGTAAGATTTTATAGTCTTTGATTTTTTGCTTTGACTCTAAAATTTCATCTACATGAACGATAAAAGGTTGTTGTGCCTCTTCTGAGATATCCTTAATGGGTAATGTGTTCATTTTATTAGCATCTAAACGAACTCTACCACCCTTTTCAGCATCACCAAAAGCGGGGAAAAGATACTTTTTGACAAAATCAAAGAGTTTAGAATTCAAAATACACTGTAAATATTTATTGGCATTGGCAATAAAATAACAATTTGCACTTATATAATAACCCTCAGTGTCATAATAAAACTTATGATTTAACGCCGTATGATAGTAAATGAGTTTTGGCTCTTCTAATTTATCATAATAATCACATGCTCGAAGATTCCAGTAATTAAGCCCTTTATCTTGTCGTTTGATAAGTTCATCTCTAAACTGCTCTAAATAGTTAAAAACAGCAGGATAATTTTTTTGGATATCTGTATCATATCCAGTAGCAACCATATAACGACCAGAGTGATTTATCTCCCATTTTCCAAAATCATCGCCTTCAAC carries:
- a CDS encoding PIN domain-containing protein is translated as MANRYNPSSIAPIKNKTIFLDTNVLIYLFGNGTPTNANWEDQYARLYTSLNNQDNRFVVDFVVIAEFVNRAIRFEYDNYLLEKHLTKNELSYKKYRDLPEGQEALKDIYLIVKNDVLATFEVVERSFSKSDLLMMCHVDSLDFLDKAIVKICEENDLILLTNDKDYKHSQIDILSCNRAIC
- a CDS encoding STAS-like domain-containing protein, which gives rise to MDEVKVNIFSIVGQEDCTLPEDGDKVYKTIQKILNENKKASLSFLHVNKLTTAFLNNAIGKLYGEFDENKIKESLSVQDLSDSGKVRLKRVTTNAKNYFKNPEQIRASIQEILGEDDGE
- a CDS encoding ATP-binding protein, which gives rise to MALYTLSNIHNDLASYNQLIKLYQEHKNDLFETLDIQIRQWFDANLCAVLGGILDKIKNDGLNDINFIYIGESIKTILQKNSFLSFYGYEKAYDTNHTTIEYTKLKPADNRYFNQYLEEKLISRTEFPNMSDAVHEKISESIQEMFINAQMHSETEFIYTCGQFFPRDNKLNFTIADTGIGFAKRIEKDFGMAIDSCSAIKWAMIDGNTTKKGVSGGLGLALLKEFISQNNGKIQIISGDAFYEFSHQKEVIQKLDYYFDGAVISMTFKIDDMRTYTFANELERIDINELF